The following proteins are encoded in a genomic region of Polyangiaceae bacterium:
- a CDS encoding metallophosphoesterase: protein MPGDDDGPSAGAIVRARSRIQVRRFAGPVAYAEQLSHLRIAHLTDLHVGRVTPWAVQLAAVDLTNEEKPDLVLLTGDFVCHSQEYLDRLEYLISRFQVPVMAVLGNHDYWSGADEVRLALRRGGAEVLDNRHTLIGLRHQMLQVVGLDDAYTGHARRDEALKGLRKDLPSIAMSHIAEEADGLWFHGVPLVLSGHTHAGQITLARLHELALGKLAGHRYVHGLYGSRKNGGDHPGAVYVGAGIGASVMPLRLGERGQREVAIFELGYEPGTIEEHHAEQAPLPGRPPSARVMAKRAAAVIEKREKRERKAGRNP, encoded by the coding sequence ATGCCAGGTGACGACGATGGTCCCTCCGCAGGTGCCATCGTTCGTGCACGGAGTCGTATACAAGTGCGTCGTTTTGCAGGGCCAGTGGCGTACGCCGAGCAGCTCTCGCATTTGCGCATCGCACACTTGACGGACTTGCATGTCGGCCGAGTGACGCCGTGGGCCGTTCAACTCGCAGCCGTCGATTTGACGAACGAAGAGAAGCCGGACTTGGTGCTGCTGACGGGTGACTTCGTTTGTCACAGCCAGGAATATCTCGATCGCCTCGAGTACCTCATTTCGCGTTTTCAGGTGCCCGTCATGGCGGTGCTCGGCAATCACGACTATTGGTCGGGCGCGGATGAAGTTCGTCTGGCGCTGCGTCGTGGTGGTGCCGAGGTGCTGGACAATCGACACACGCTCATCGGTCTGCGCCATCAGATGTTGCAGGTCGTCGGCTTGGATGATGCGTACACGGGTCACGCGCGTCGGGACGAAGCACTCAAGGGACTACGCAAGGACCTTCCCTCGATAGCGATGTCGCACATCGCAGAAGAAGCGGATGGACTGTGGTTTCACGGGGTGCCGCTCGTATTGTCCGGACACACCCATGCTGGTCAGATCACGCTGGCGCGTTTGCATGAGCTCGCGCTCGGGAAGTTGGCGGGGCACAGGTACGTTCACGGCTTGTATGGGAGCCGGAAAAACGGCGGTGATCACCCGGGAGCGGTGTACGTTGGCGCGGGTATCGGCGCGTCGGTGATGCCGCTTCGGCTAGGTGAGCGAGGCCAGCGCGAAGTGGCGATTTTCGAGCTGGGATACGAACCGGGGACCATCGAAGAGCATCACGCCGAGCAAGCGCCTTTGCCAGGCCGTCCGCCGTCGGCGCGGGTGATGGCCAAGCGAGCTGCGGCGGTCATCGAGAAGCGTGAAAAGCGCGAGCGAAAAGCCGGGCGAAACCCGTGA
- a CDS encoding peroxiredoxin: MSSLKVGDRAPEISAQTNNGTPFVLSEQTGLCTVVYFFPKAFTPHCTKETRTFTDNFNELLLAGANLVGVSTDEFDTQCRFAGELRVPFPLIADADKRIAKAYGVLWPIVGLARRYTFVIGPDMTIEAIFHHELDVQQHRDDVLLFVHDKFEAQRPPVIPQA; encoded by the coding sequence ATGAGCTCGCTGAAAGTGGGTGATCGGGCACCCGAGATCTCCGCCCAGACAAACAATGGAACGCCGTTCGTCCTGTCCGAGCAAACCGGCCTGTGTACGGTCGTCTACTTCTTTCCCAAAGCCTTCACCCCTCACTGCACCAAAGAAACTCGAACGTTCACCGACAACTTCAACGAGCTGCTTCTTGCCGGCGCAAATCTGGTCGGCGTAAGCACCGACGAGTTCGATACGCAATGTCGCTTTGCGGGCGAGCTTCGCGTGCCCTTTCCGCTGATTGCGGACGCGGACAAACGCATCGCGAAAGCCTACGGCGTGCTCTGGCCCATCGTAGGTCTGGCACGGCGATACACGTTCGTGATCGGACCCGACATGACCATCGAGGCGATCTTTCACCACGAGCTCGACGTGCAGCAGCACCGCGACGACGTGCTTCTCTTCGTTCACGACAAGTTCGAGGCGCAGAGGCCGCCAGTCATTCCGCAGGCATGA
- a CDS encoding YkgJ family cysteine cluster protein, protein MPRSVPIPTDCLLCGTCCFSTLPEYIRVFGVDYDRMDDEAKSFTHFIGNRCFMQIHEGHCAALAIESSGRFVCRIYPMRPDVCRSLERGSGACAGELIDKRERPLLALEALLRSRK, encoded by the coding sequence ATGCCGCGTAGCGTCCCCATCCCCACCGATTGCCTGCTCTGCGGGACGTGCTGCTTCTCCACTCTGCCCGAATACATCCGCGTCTTCGGCGTCGATTACGATCGCATGGACGACGAAGCGAAGTCCTTCACGCATTTCATCGGCAATCGCTGCTTCATGCAAATTCACGAAGGACACTGCGCTGCATTGGCCATCGAATCGAGCGGCCGCTTCGTTTGTCGCATCTACCCGATGCGGCCAGACGTTTGTCGGTCGCTCGAACGCGGGTCGGGCGCTTGCGCTGGAGAATTGATTGACAAACGCGAACGACCCCTGCTCGCGCTCGAGGCGCTCTTGCGCAGTCGCAAGTAA
- a CDS encoding serine/threonine protein kinase: MPAHVGPYRIRERLAEGSIASLHRAEHERLGRIVLLKTLKTSLAEGSPLAATLGREAKILSRLAHVSIPRLLDVSSDSDPTWVALEYVDGPSLAAILQQSRRLEVPTAVAIALEVAHGLGHAHARRIVHRNVEPRGIVISPDGRVVLLDFEAAEELGGSAERFERTEVIHGHRYMSPERIMGEPATPQSDVFSLGVVLYEMLCGQGPWDDGKPSPTELSRRIRSEEPSPFSAHGVKIPEVLSHAVFRCLAKRPEERFDDGEALATALDEALDALSNSPLPVLVTRALAQANLGEMLVEDKVRRHRKKAASRLALRPLAWQLGGLFLLVIVGAVAIEVASGGGEISRIAEENMHESERGFLRVLARPWAEVVVDGRTVDVTPMAKPIVVSAGRHYVTFKHPNAPDEKREIMVAPGQTVLVDVTMRVERRAPAANVDAGVDAAPSSP, encoded by the coding sequence GTGCCGGCGCACGTGGGACCTTATCGAATTCGGGAGCGATTGGCAGAAGGTAGCATTGCGTCGCTTCATCGTGCCGAACATGAGCGGCTGGGGCGCATCGTTCTTTTAAAAACATTGAAAACGAGCCTTGCAGAAGGCTCGCCGCTCGCAGCCACGCTTGGCCGTGAAGCGAAGATACTGAGCCGCTTGGCGCATGTTTCCATTCCGCGCCTGCTCGACGTGTCGTCCGATTCCGATCCGACATGGGTGGCGCTCGAATATGTCGATGGCCCGTCGCTCGCTGCCATTCTCCAGCAGTCCCGGAGGCTCGAAGTGCCGACTGCCGTCGCCATTGCGCTCGAAGTTGCGCATGGACTCGGTCATGCGCACGCGCGACGCATCGTGCATCGAAATGTGGAGCCGCGCGGAATCGTGATTTCGCCGGACGGACGCGTCGTTCTTTTGGATTTTGAAGCGGCCGAAGAATTGGGGGGTTCCGCGGAGCGTTTCGAGCGCACCGAAGTGATTCATGGGCATCGATACATGTCCCCCGAGCGGATCATGGGGGAGCCCGCGACGCCGCAATCGGATGTTTTTTCTTTGGGTGTCGTCCTGTATGAAATGCTTTGCGGACAGGGGCCATGGGATGATGGAAAACCGTCGCCCACCGAGCTTTCGCGCCGAATTCGCAGCGAGGAGCCGTCGCCATTTTCAGCTCACGGGGTAAAAATTCCCGAAGTGCTTTCGCACGCTGTTTTTCGTTGTCTTGCCAAACGCCCCGAGGAACGCTTCGACGACGGCGAAGCATTGGCGACGGCGCTCGACGAAGCACTCGATGCATTATCGAATTCACCATTGCCGGTTCTCGTGACGCGAGCGCTCGCGCAGGCAAATCTTGGGGAGATGCTGGTCGAGGACAAGGTCCGGCGGCATCGAAAAAAAGCGGCGTCCCGATTGGCACTACGCCCGTTGGCATGGCAGCTCGGAGGGCTCTTTTTGCTCGTCATCGTAGGAGCCGTGGCCATCGAGGTCGCTTCTGGCGGTGGGGAGATTTCACGTATTGCCGAAGAAAACATGCATGAATCGGAGCGGGGATTTTTACGCGTATTGGCGCGACCGTGGGCAGAAGTGGTCGTGGATGGCCGCACGGTGGACGTGACGCCAATGGCCAAGCCGATCGTCGTTTCTGCGGGGCGTCATTACGTGACGTTCAAGCATCCGAATGCGCCCGACGAAAAACGCGAAATTATGGTTGCACCAGGACAAACTGTGTTGGTGGATGTGACGATGCGTGTCGAGCGTCGCGCGCCCGCGGCAAACGTGGATGCAGGTGTGGACGCAGCCCCTTCCTCGCCGTGA
- a CDS encoding 2,3-bisphosphoglycerate-independent phosphoglycerate mutase, which yields MDAPRKTGPVVLCLLDGVGDRDEAEGNAVRLAKTPHLDGLAQRFARTNLSASGEAVGFAADKPGTGALGCEAIGTGRVPRPASAEIDRVIASKKFGENKIIERAMWIAADRKCRLHLFMPLSDASAHASMSHLHTLLRVCEANDARVCVHVFLEERPSAPKSATRLLDSLLFSLEERGTIGTISGASFAMDRSGDWEATKRVYEAIVRGSVDTKETVHDALRAAYDKKRTDGTIEPVRIGDYEGMKGDYMADFTADKLVWQWIGEEAGMFLFHRPDRARQLASMFVRQNIPEDVVEFLTERGKPVRAFDEFGLLSLTEIDPALEHVLAAFPRQPMSGTLGEATSGASLSGLRIATADRAMHVSRFFDGGVRSNDAVTIVAEGEQAAAAERALREGTHAFVVVNFGAADRAARRGDLGAAIEAIEAIDAAIGTIASAAEAAGGVLFVVGTHGAAEEMIDAEGKPRGLHTTNPTPFFYANPSDTGASLVSGGQLADVAPTVLDVLGIAKPEAMTGRSLRSAR from the coding sequence ATGGACGCACCGCGAAAAACAGGCCCCGTGGTTTTGTGCTTGCTCGATGGAGTAGGTGATCGGGACGAGGCGGAAGGCAACGCGGTTCGTCTCGCGAAAACGCCGCACCTCGATGGTCTCGCGCAACGGTTTGCTCGGACGAACCTTTCCGCAAGCGGCGAAGCCGTGGGGTTTGCAGCGGACAAACCGGGCACGGGGGCGCTCGGGTGCGAAGCGATTGGTACGGGTCGAGTGCCTCGTCCGGCTTCAGCGGAGATCGATCGGGTCATCGCGAGCAAGAAGTTCGGCGAGAACAAGATCATCGAACGGGCGATGTGGATCGCGGCCGATCGGAAGTGTCGCCTGCACTTGTTCATGCCGCTCTCGGATGCGAGCGCTCATGCGTCGATGAGCCACCTGCACACGCTCTTGCGTGTGTGCGAGGCGAACGATGCGCGCGTGTGTGTGCACGTGTTTCTGGAAGAGCGGCCGAGTGCTCCGAAGAGCGCGACGCGGCTGCTCGATTCGCTGCTGTTTTCACTCGAGGAACGCGGCACGATCGGCACCATCTCGGGAGCATCGTTCGCGATGGATCGCAGCGGTGATTGGGAAGCGACGAAGCGCGTCTACGAGGCGATCGTGCGCGGGTCCGTGGACACGAAAGAGACAGTGCACGATGCGCTGCGCGCGGCGTACGACAAGAAGCGCACCGATGGGACGATCGAGCCGGTACGCATCGGGGACTACGAGGGCATGAAGGGCGACTACATGGCGGACTTCACTGCCGACAAACTGGTCTGGCAGTGGATCGGCGAAGAAGCGGGCATGTTCCTGTTTCACCGGCCAGACCGCGCGCGTCAGCTCGCGTCGATGTTCGTCCGTCAGAACATCCCGGAGGACGTCGTCGAGTTCCTGACGGAGCGGGGCAAACCCGTACGAGCTTTCGACGAATTTGGACTGCTCTCGCTGACCGAAATCGACCCTGCACTCGAGCATGTGCTGGCGGCATTTCCGCGCCAGCCGATGAGCGGCACGCTCGGTGAAGCGACGAGCGGTGCGAGTTTGTCCGGGCTGCGTATCGCAACGGCCGATCGTGCGATGCACGTGTCGCGCTTCTTCGATGGAGGCGTGCGTTCGAACGACGCGGTGACGATCGTGGCAGAGGGTGAACAAGCTGCGGCAGCGGAGCGAGCGCTCCGTGAAGGGACGCATGCGTTTGTCGTGGTGAACTTTGGTGCGGCGGATCGTGCTGCGCGTCGAGGTGATCTTGGCGCAGCGATCGAGGCGATCGAAGCGATCGACGCGGCGATCGGGACGATTGCGAGCGCTGCGGAAGCGGCTGGTGGCGTGCTCTTCGTCGTCGGCACGCATGGGGCAGCGGAAGAGATGATCGACGCCGAGGGCAAACCTCGAGGTTTACACACGACAAACCCGACGCCGTTTTTCTATGCAAACCCATCCGACACAGGCGCGTCGCTCGTGTCCGGCGGACAGCTTGCAGACGTGGCTCCGACGGTGCTCGACGTGCTTGGAATTGCCAAACCCGAGGCCATGACGGGGCGGTCGCTACGCTCGGCGCGATAA
- a CDS encoding ribonuclease HI — MPWVRALLRGQKVFARADEAGRLVADGGRVEVRYKPNDGRKYGAREDNLSVIAGEVLPDDACGPAETVEKKETSAKTTKAGGAASTSEERKAAAKAAHENAPPPPAGQVIAYADGACTGNPGPAGLGVMIVDGPRRIELSEYLGEGTNNIAELTAILRAVGEVPAETPMTVYTDSQYAIGVLQKGWKAKANQELVASVKRALSERKKTKLVYVPGHSGVSGNERADELAREAIRSRRKTRRETGGEASA, encoded by the coding sequence GTGCCCTGGGTACGCGCATTGTTACGAGGTCAAAAGGTGTTTGCTCGAGCCGACGAAGCGGGAAGGCTCGTTGCAGACGGGGGCCGTGTCGAAGTTCGGTACAAACCGAACGACGGGCGGAAATACGGAGCTCGGGAGGACAACCTGAGCGTCATCGCGGGCGAGGTCTTGCCCGACGACGCATGTGGACCGGCCGAAACCGTTGAAAAAAAGGAAACGTCGGCGAAGACGACGAAGGCCGGAGGGGCTGCGTCGACGTCGGAAGAAAGAAAAGCAGCGGCGAAAGCAGCGCACGAAAACGCTCCACCACCACCCGCTGGGCAAGTGATCGCGTACGCCGATGGCGCTTGCACGGGCAATCCTGGCCCCGCAGGGCTCGGCGTCATGATCGTCGATGGGCCGAGGCGGATCGAGCTGAGCGAGTACCTTGGCGAAGGAACGAACAACATCGCCGAGCTCACGGCGATCTTGCGGGCCGTGGGTGAAGTTCCCGCCGAGACGCCGATGACTGTCTACACCGACAGTCAATACGCCATCGGCGTGCTCCAAAAAGGCTGGAAAGCAAAGGCAAATCAGGAGCTCGTGGCGAGCGTGAAACGAGCTCTCTCCGAACGCAAAAAGACGAAGCTCGTGTACGTTCCTGGGCATTCTGGTGTTTCGGGAAATGAACGCGCCGACGAGCTGGCCCGAGAAGCCATACGCTCGCGGCGCAAGACTCGCCGCGAGACGGGCGGTGAAGCGAGCGCGTAG
- a CDS encoding SDR family oxidoreductase: MNPRSFFAPDLFKGQVAIVTGGGSGIGLEVARELGQLGASVAICGRKADKIEAALTTLRDAGLSDERLFGAPCDIRDVLQIEAFVRAVRARFGRIDILVNNAGGQFPSPAEHIPPKGFEAVIRNNLNGTFYMTREVANAAMIPQKRGRIVNITAQVFRGFPGMVHTGAARAGVENITRTLAVEWAQHGIRVNAVAPGTIKSSGTSQYGDELLETARKAIPLKRWGTVEEVARVVVFLASDMNDFITGAIVPIDGAGSLWGDIWPIPEP, translated from the coding sequence GTGAACCCCCGTTCCTTCTTCGCCCCCGATCTCTTCAAGGGGCAGGTCGCCATCGTCACTGGAGGTGGCAGTGGTATCGGTCTCGAGGTCGCGCGTGAGCTCGGGCAGCTTGGCGCGAGCGTTGCGATTTGCGGGCGCAAGGCGGACAAAATCGAAGCCGCGTTGACGACGCTTCGCGACGCGGGTTTGTCCGACGAGCGTCTCTTCGGAGCGCCGTGCGACATTCGCGATGTGCTTCAGATCGAAGCCTTCGTGCGCGCCGTGCGTGCTCGATTCGGCCGCATCGATATCCTCGTGAACAACGCGGGTGGGCAGTTTCCGAGCCCCGCCGAGCACATACCGCCGAAAGGGTTCGAGGCGGTCATTCGCAACAACTTGAACGGCACGTTTTACATGACGCGTGAAGTTGCGAATGCGGCGATGATTCCTCAGAAGCGCGGGCGCATCGTCAACATCACCGCTCAGGTTTTTCGCGGTTTTCCCGGAATGGTGCACACGGGCGCTGCGCGCGCGGGCGTCGAAAACATCACCCGCACGCTCGCGGTCGAGTGGGCGCAACACGGCATTCGCGTCAATGCCGTTGCACCGGGGACCATCAAATCATCCGGCACCAGCCAATACGGCGACGAATTGCTCGAAACCGCTCGCAAGGCCATTCCACTCAAGCGGTGGGGCACCGTGGAAGAAGTCGCTCGCGTCGTCGTATTTCTCGCCAGCGACATGAATGATTTCATCACCGGTGCCATCGTTCCCATCGACGGAGCAGGCTCGCTCTGGGGTGACATCTGGCCCATTCCCGAACCGTAG
- a CDS encoding tetratricopeptide repeat protein, whose translation MGYDPGFFWVLAPFIVLSMILFTRYPTTNYIFDEQEALLANPYVNATGGLKFIDAIHRDFWGLPADRSVGSYRPLPNFLWRALWIISKQPFFHHFYNVVFHAINGAMLSMFVFHATRRRGTSYLAGAIFVCSAVLTEAVSGIVGIADVFGGMGALFALYALVLPGWAMPIGVFFALLFGLFSKESAIVCVPLVPFAALVTAPLLHPERPQRVLRTCAAAVGSVAAFVLYVELRRRWFLSPTPEELLEPLPEQASALTRAARAFLLWFHQAPLPRDPLNNPLANVETPLRVAGALRVYLRGLGQVVFPKTLSGDYSFPQEPAPEHPIFVESVLGAFFMVGPILVGVWAWISAMRRESKARTDAALLGWKPAGKARMRMAVVASFLFALAPLLVAIEVFLLRPRGIFLTIRGFSWAIIAVPLLALSFGLFAESGRAVVDPDAGHHGPRPLGRAGLALVSLGLVWLVVSYFPHSNIPVVLPTVRAERFWYFPVIGTSMVLAFAFVALHEALKNKGKLGMLVPALLGGFFAFQCTKAYMHARDYRSDLTFWEATKDAVPQSAKAHLNYSVMKGARADMETRLHESRIALELAPKWPMAHIYTGDTLCRMHRADEAWPLYASGFALGPNEPGLIALALQCLYDEKKLFDHADELREIAAEHPGTWIAYLGIDTLDNGEKHGGVDPKYRPRSYNEGPKESVD comes from the coding sequence ATGGGATACGACCCAGGGTTTTTCTGGGTACTCGCGCCCTTCATCGTGCTCAGCATGATCCTGTTCACGCGATATCCCACGACAAACTACATTTTCGACGAGCAGGAGGCGCTGCTTGCCAACCCTTACGTCAATGCGACGGGGGGCTTGAAGTTCATCGATGCCATCCATCGCGACTTTTGGGGCCTGCCTGCGGATCGTAGCGTCGGATCTTATCGACCCTTGCCCAACTTTCTTTGGCGAGCGCTTTGGATCATATCGAAACAGCCGTTTTTTCACCATTTTTACAATGTCGTTTTTCATGCCATCAATGGCGCAATGCTGTCGATGTTCGTTTTTCACGCGACACGTCGGCGCGGCACGAGTTACCTAGCCGGAGCCATTTTCGTTTGTAGTGCCGTCCTAACGGAAGCCGTGAGCGGCATCGTTGGCATCGCCGATGTTTTCGGTGGCATGGGCGCGCTTTTCGCCCTCTATGCGCTCGTCTTGCCAGGTTGGGCCATGCCCATTGGCGTATTTTTCGCTCTTTTGTTTGGATTATTCAGCAAAGAGAGCGCCATCGTTTGCGTTCCGCTCGTGCCCTTTGCAGCGCTCGTCACGGCGCCTCTTTTGCACCCCGAAAGGCCGCAACGCGTGCTTCGTACGTGCGCTGCCGCGGTGGGCTCCGTGGCGGCGTTCGTGCTTTACGTCGAGCTGCGACGCCGATGGTTCTTGTCGCCAACGCCGGAAGAATTGCTCGAACCATTGCCGGAACAGGCATCGGCTCTGACGCGCGCTGCAAGGGCATTTCTCTTGTGGTTTCACCAAGCTCCATTACCTCGCGATCCGCTCAACAATCCGCTTGCCAATGTCGAGACGCCGCTTCGTGTCGCGGGTGCACTGCGCGTTTATTTGCGAGGTTTGGGGCAAGTCGTTTTTCCCAAAACGTTGAGCGGTGACTATTCGTTTCCGCAAGAGCCTGCCCCCGAGCACCCCATTTTCGTGGAAAGCGTGCTCGGTGCATTCTTCATGGTAGGGCCCATTCTCGTTGGGGTTTGGGCGTGGATTTCGGCAATGCGACGCGAGTCGAAAGCGCGGACGGACGCCGCGCTGCTCGGGTGGAAACCCGCTGGCAAAGCCAGAATGCGTATGGCCGTCGTCGCGTCGTTTCTATTTGCATTGGCCCCGCTGCTCGTCGCCATCGAGGTATTCCTTCTGCGGCCGCGCGGGATCTTTTTGACGATACGAGGTTTTTCCTGGGCGATCATTGCCGTACCGCTGCTCGCTCTCTCATTCGGTTTGTTCGCTGAATCAGGGCGTGCGGTCGTCGATCCGGACGCTGGTCATCACGGCCCAAGGCCGCTCGGTCGAGCTGGTTTGGCGCTCGTTTCCTTGGGCCTCGTATGGCTCGTCGTCAGCTATTTCCCTCATTCCAACATTCCCGTCGTATTGCCGACGGTGCGTGCCGAACGATTTTGGTATTTCCCTGTCATTGGCACGTCGATGGTGTTGGCATTTGCATTCGTTGCGCTTCACGAAGCATTGAAAAACAAAGGCAAGCTCGGGATGCTCGTTCCGGCGCTACTCGGTGGTTTTTTCGCGTTTCAATGCACCAAGGCGTACATGCATGCGCGGGACTATCGATCCGACCTGACGTTCTGGGAAGCGACGAAAGATGCCGTTCCGCAATCGGCCAAAGCGCACCTCAATTACTCCGTCATGAAAGGCGCTCGTGCGGATATGGAAACGCGCCTTCACGAAAGCCGCATAGCGCTGGAGCTTGCGCCCAAATGGCCCATGGCGCACATTTACACGGGCGATACGCTTTGCCGGATGCATCGAGCGGACGAGGCGTGGCCGCTCTACGCGAGTGGGTTTGCCCTTGGTCCGAACGAGCCGGGTTTGATTGCGCTGGCTCTGCAATGTTTGTACGACGAAAAGAAGCTTTTCGATCACGCGGACGAGCTTCGCGAGATTGCGGCCGAGCATCCGGGAACGTGGATTGCGTACCTCGGCATCGATACGCTCGATAACGGCGAAAAGCACGGCGGGGTGGATCCCAAGTATCGACCGCGGTCGTACAACGAAGGGCCCAAAGAGAGCGTCGATTGA